ATACCTATGACGGTTTGGTGGAGTAGAACATGATTTAGAACGCTTCCGAGACTATATTTTGCTAAGCCATTGCTTGATAAAACATCTTCGATCGCCTCTGAGATGGCTATTCCCAAGCTACCGGGGTGATTAGGGTTTTCTTCAAGGTATTTTCTCCCTACCCGTGTCTGCGAACTAGGGCTCGGATAGACCTCTGCTCCATAGGTTTCCATTAAGATTCTTCGAAGCGGCTTTTGGAGATAGCTCGCTCTCACCATGTAAACCCTTATCTTAATCCCGAAAAGACTCCCCGCCAGGGATAGTGCACTTCCCCATTGACCCGCTCCAGTCTCAGTACATAATCTCTCCACTCCTTCTTTCATGTTGTAATAGGCTTGTGCAACTGCAGTATTGAACTTGTGGGAGCCAGTCGGCAGAACGCCTTCATACTTGAAAAATATTCTTGCACTTGTCTTCAAAGCCTTCTCAAGATTCTTCGCCCTTATCAGGGGCGTGGGCCTGCCTGCTTGCAAATAGTGTTGAAGTACTTCATCAGGTATTTTAATATACCGCTCGTTGGAGATTTCCTGCTTCACCAATTCCTTAGGGAATATTTTTTCGAGAACCTCGGGTCCCGCTACTTGTCCACTAGGTAGAAGTGGCGGCGGGAGCTCTTCGGGGAGATCAGGGATTATATTGTACCAGTAATTAGGGAGTATGGATGAATCCTGAGCGGCTTTCAATACCATTCCAGCATGGTCCCACCTTTGGATGTCTAAAACAAGTTTTCTAGTATAAAAGCATTACGTTACCTGATATTTCAAGCTCGAGATTTCATTGAGGTTTAAAAGAGATTTTGTCCGGTTTAAACATACTAGTGGATCGTTAAAGCACCGATAATTGGTAATGCTAGAACTGTAGGAATAGTAAGGATGAATGTAATGTATGCAACAAGATCAGGTCTCCACCCGTATTTCGATGCCATTAGGGTATTTAAAACAGCCGGCGGCATCCCAGATACTACAGCTAATTGGACGGATTCGCTCTGTGTGAACCCTACTGACAGCGAGAAGCAAACTGCTACGAGAGGGGCGATGATAAAACGGTAAAAAATAGTTACCAGTAATGGTTTTTTAACCACGCCGTATGCGATCCCACCCAGCTGGAGCTTTAATCCAAGGACAAAGGTTGCCAGGTAACTGAGAGTTTTAGGCGACCACCATAGTATTCCTGAAACAATTGCTCCTGGGCCTCCTAGCTGGTTGAGAAGCACCCCTATAAGGAACCCTATTAACGCAGGGAGTTTCAAGATTTTGAGTAAGGAGATTTTTTTCAAAGCAATGAAATCGGGTACTAATACGTTTAGAGTCAGGGTTGCCAGTCCCAGAATAGATGCTATTTTTACATCGCCGAATAAGGCGAGGCTTACTGGAAATCCTAGGAAAACCGCGTTAGGGAAGAGAGCGGTAAGGAGAACAGCATTTCTCACATCATCCCTCCATCCCCTAGATACATATTTGAAGGATAAGCCCGCGACAGTTATGTACGCTACAAATGATGCTACTATTAAAATGTCGGTTTTCGCAAGGCTTCTGGTTGAAAAAGTATATATGAATGCCAACGGGACGAGAAAGTAGTATATGACATTAGTTAACGTAGTGGTGAAAACGTCAAATAGTTCATGCCGAGGGAAAAGCCTCTGGGAAACCATTTTTATTAGTAATCCAAATAAAATTATTGCAACAAGGATGAATGAATCGTTCATAATCTTTCACCGTTACCCCTCTTTGACTAGGTATTCATCTCCTCCCCAAATCTCTAATGGCGTGGTCGTGGAGTAGATTAAGGTATTTTCAGGATTGTAGATGCTTATATTTACTGGGATGGGCATGTTTTCTTCGAGATCACTAATCATGCAAACCCCTTGTGTAAACAAGCACTGGTAAGCCCTTTCTGATCCAGCAGGATTTGCGATGATTCTATACTTATCAGGGAGTCCGGTGAAAAAAACTTTGTTACTCACAGCGAAGTAAAAGTAGTTAGATGGAATAGTCTCGCTATTACCTTCAGGTGTAACCCAGCCGAGGCTTACTTCCCCAAACTTGAAGCGGTTATAGTACAAGAGTTTTATTTGGTAGAAACCTTTGAGAAGCTTGATCTCCCGGCTCAGGTGTAAACGGCTCGGCTGATCATACCATTCATTTATTATAAGCTCACGGTTAACCCATAGCTTGCAACCATCGGAAGATATGACGTAAAACATGTACTTCCCAGGTTTCTCCACTTTAAGGAAACCCTTCCACTCAATCATGAAGTATTCTGGGGGGACGTTAGGATGCGGCTTATCAGTGTAAACAAAACTTACATACGGAGAGACCGACTCCGCAATATGGGTTAATCCAGCGGTGTCCTCGGGGGGTTTATCGCCTTTCCAAGTGTAAAATCTCGTTAAAAGACCGTTAACCAGCCCGCTTTTTGTTTTCACTAAAACGTATTTTGGCAAACAAAACCCCATAATATCTTAATATGCTGTGATTAAATATAATTATTCCAGGTTGTCTTAAATGGTTACCGTAGGTCCGGGATTACTATCGGAGTTGATAAATACTTTTCCTTCTTTGAGAAAAGCCTATGAAGCGGTAGTTTCCGACCCTGAAGTCCCTATTTTATGGGAGCTCTCGAACATAATGGCGGTCAAGAGGTTGAAATATAATGATCACGGGCCCGTGCATGCTCACATAGCGGCAGGAGCGGCACTCAGTATTTTCCATCTACTGGTTAAGAAAGGGGTTACCCCGAGCCTAATTAAAGATGGGGTGTTAAACAAAGTTGAGCACGCTATGCTTGTACCTCTTCTAGCGGGTCTTCTCCACGATATAGGTAATAGTGTTCATAGAGACATGCATGAGAGGATTGGAGCAGTGTTGGCGATCCCGATCGTTGACAGGGTTTTAAGGAATATTATTAAAGATGAGCGCGAAGTATTAAGGCTCAGGCAGGAAATCTCTCACGCCATATACTGCACTAGCTACGATGTCGAGTGCTTAACAATTGAAGCAGGGAGCGTTAAAGTTGGCGACGGATTGGACATGGCCGAGGGAAGGGCTAGAGTCCCCTACAGGCTAGGAGGCGTTTCGATCCACAGCGTTTCAGCGCTGAGTATCAAGAAGGTTGAAATAGAGGAGGGTGTGCAGAATCCCACAAGAATAAATGTTTACATGACCGAGATGGCTGGGATATTCCAAGTAGACGAGGTACTCATTCCTAAGATTAAAACAACGCCTCTTAGAAATCTTATCGAGGTTCACGCGATCATAGGTAGCGAGGAAGTAAAGTCTTACCCGTGAAGTCTTCTCTAGAAATAGTTGAGCATTGGTGAATGACACCATAATTCTCAAATAGTTGCACCTCGGTTCTTCTTAGTATTGCTGGGTATGGGTTTTCAACGTCGCTAAAGGAGAATAAAATTCTGCTAGCTAAGAGTATGCTTGTCGCTATGAGGAGTACTTAAACGATGAAACCTGTTGATGGAGGTATACCCGTGAAGTTTAGTAGTGCCATGTACGCGGATAACGAGTCCTCTCTTGACATGCAGCATAAGTAGCCTAGTTGGTATACGTCATACGCGTTCGCGACCTGGTATATCAGCCCAGTGTTTATGAACGCGAGTGCTTTTGTTAAAGTGTGGAACACTAAGACTGCTATTATTATCGCGTTCAACGCTTGATCTCCCAGTCTCATTGATGAAGCGTATAAAGCTGTTATTACGCCACCGTATCCAACTGAGCTGTGTGCTTGGACCCACTTTATGTTGGTTTGCAGTATTGCTCCAAATGAGCCATGTATTGTTAATACTAATCCCTGTGCAAGTAGAATATGGAACACTGGCAGGTTAAATGTGGATTACTGTGAAGCTAGGAGAAACGCGCATGCCCTATTTTGATTACTATTCCACTCTTCTCTGCGAATACCAATATCCAAGTACACGTCATGCACCACTATCGATTATTAAGTTCGGCATAATAGGCATATTATTCACTTTTCAAGTCGATATCATAGAGGCACATCATGTGATTTAGACTTGAACCTAGTCTGCGCTCTGAGGCTCTATATATCTATATAGTTTTCTTTATGAATATATAGATTATTTAGATGATCTATATATATTCCTGATCTAAAATGACTCATGCTGGGGCGTGGTAATGAATAGGCAATTAACACTGATAACAATTGCCCTAGTAGCTGTAGTTGTAGTAGGTGTCTTAATATCTCAAATCATACCTAGAAACGCTTCATCATCAACTACAACTGAAACCCCTGCAACTAGCGAACTAAGGGGCCTCATACTACATGGTGCTGGTGCCACTTTTCCATATCCACAGATCTCTGAATGGGCTAGAAGATTCCAGGAGAAATATGGTATTCAAGTGGTTTACCAATCCGTAGGTAGTGGTGCTGGACAATCCATGTTTCTCCAGAGCCTTGACTATGTATACGAACTTGTCCGGATCAGTCTCGCTCACTACTATTGGAACAGCGTCGACACCGCCGAGGAACTTGAAGAGGAGCGCTTTACCCTCCATTACTGGCAGGCCGGCGGCCGCGCCAATATTCCCCAGCCCCAGGACGCGCGTTCCATCATTAATCACGACGGTAGCGTTCCACCTCCACGTGTACTCGAAGGAGAGATCCTCGCCCCTCTCTAATTCTCTTACACGGCTCAGCTACGCCTGGCGTGTACCAAATGTTGAAGTCGTCGAAGCTGGTAATCGAGCACTTAGGTGCCACCTCGATTTTACCCTGGTAGTACTTGTGGAGCTTTTCGGCTAGGGCAAACCAGTCTTTTTTTAACTTGACTCACGGTATAACACCAAGACAGGGATAAACGGGCTCTTAATTAATTAAACTTTCCTGTATAGAGACTATATATGTGTACATGCAAATACGTAGTTTACACAGAGCGCTGTCCTCTAGCCGGGAGGCTGGGCTCGAAGGGCTCCCCGCGAACCCGTTAGTTTCGACTCGACTAATTGGCCAGCTACCAGTATCAGTGTCGAGACCAGTAGTACCCACGCCGAGAGCGGTAAGCCGGCCACTACTTCTCTAAAAGCCCTTCTAGGACCCAGCACAGTAGCGTAGTACGTGGCGAGCCCGACGCCCACTACTAGTGACGCGAGGGCGGATCTCCTCATCACCGTGCTAGTTCTGGGTTGCCTGTACACTCCGAGCACTGTAATGGGGGCTAGTGGTAGCAGTATTACCGAGGTCAAGACGGAGAGCTCAACTATAAATCCAGTGCCCAGCAGGGCTACTAGCGTAGCGGCTACTACTAGCGCGGCGTCGACGGCCCGGGCTACTGCCAGGCTCTTCTTCTCGCTCAGCGACACTAGACTACTAGACACTGCGAGGACTATGCTATTAGCCGTGGAGACGGCGGCCGCAATTACACTAACAGCTATTAGAGACCCTAGAGGCGGGTGCATGAGTCCGAGTAAGTAGGGCGTGACGGAGTCCCAGCCTAGACCCCTGGGCAGGGCTCCAGTAGCGGCTAGACCAGCCGCTACGAGGCCGACTAGCACGACTACTAGAGTGTAGAGGAACCCGTAGATGTAGAACGCGACTACGCCCTTCTTGTACGCCTCCTCGTCGCGGGGGACGTAGAGCCTAATAACTACCTGCGGGTTTGTAATGGCGAAGAAAGCCCAGGGTAGCGTGTAGGCTATAAACGTGGAGAGAGACCAGAACCCTGTCAGCCCCAAGTGCCCTGTCTTCGAGAGCTCCGTGAACACGTCGCTGAGAGTAAGCCCCCTCGCTGGCACTAGGTAGAAGAGCGCCCAGATCAAGTAGGCTAGCCCCCCGCTCAGCATTAAGAGCCCCTGGTAGGTGTCTGTGAGAGCTACGCTCCACATGCCGGCGATAAATATCCATGAGTAGACTAGAGCGGCGGATATGAGAATAGCCTCCAGTGACCCCAGGCCCCCGTAACTAAACATCGCCTCGAGGCCCCTTATCTGAGCGGCGAGGTAGGGCACCATTGCGAACAAGTAGACGAGCGCGGTGGCCACTGCGAGAACTCTGCTGTTGTAGAGGTCTCCCAGCATTTGCGAGGGAGCGAGCCACTGATATCTCCTGGCCAGTCTCCAGATCTCGTAGCCAATAGTGGAGAGAATGACTACTGTCGCGGCCAAGTAGAGGAGTTCGAAGCCGAGAGCGCCAATACCAGTAGCGTAGGTCATTCCGACGAGCCCCCCATCATAAACGCGCTGTAAGTAGTTGCCGCGTAGGTTCCAGCTGAGAGCAGAACTCCGAGTCTACTACTAGCAGTGTAGTAGTCGCGCAGACTCCTAGTAAAATACCTCCTCGAGAGCAGTGCTAGAGTAGTCCCTACAGCTATGTGCGCTACTAGGAGGACTAGGAGTTCTACTCTCAACTAGCTCACCTCCTCCTCCACAGCTCAATTATCGAGACGACACCAGCTAGGAGCGCCAGAGCGGTCCACGCAGTAAAGAGCTCTAGTCCACGCGCTCCGGGCAGGGCGGAGTAGGGTACTACGTAGAAGCAGAGTAGTAGAGCTACTTGGAGCAGTCTGAGTGCTAGCCTGTTCATGGGTGAACACCGAACACTTGTTCGCCTCTGAGAGGAGTTTATTAAGAGCCTAGTTTAAAATACATCTGTGTGCGCTCTATGAGCTCTGTTAAGAGGCGCCTACTAGAGTTCTTAAAGAGCTATCAGGGCTCTTACATTCCGCAGTCGCACATTCACAGGGCGCTGGGGGTCTCTAAGAGCAGGGTCTCAGAGATCCTCCGCGAGCTGGAGTTAGAGGGGCTTATAGCGAGGACTAGTATTGGGAGGAGTAAAGTAGTCTACGTCAAGCCCGGGCTCTCTGAGAGGCACGCGGAGCCGGACCACAAGTCGCTCAGAGTGGGGATTGTCTACTCCAGCGAGTACTTGTTTCTCGGCGGCTTTGTTAAAAGACTCGCGAAGCGGGGCTTCAGGGTCGAGATGCTCGTCTACAGAGACGGCTTAAAAGCCACTAGAGCACTGGCCGAGGGCGAAGTACACGCCGCGCTCTCACCTCTAGTCGGGCAACTCTACTTATACCCCACTTACAGGACCTACAGAGTAGTCCTCGGGGGTCTCAGTGGGGGGTTCAGGGTGCTCTACAGAGAGGGCTCTAGCAGAGTCTACTCTACTGTGATTAGCACAATGGACTACGCGAGGTGGCGCGCTCTGAGTAGAGGGCTCACTGAGGCCTCTCACACAGTCTACTACTCAGACCCCTCTACTCTGGCACTCCTCGCTAGTAGTGGCGGCTACGTGGTCACGTGGCACCCCGTATACCTGGAGCTCGAGAAGCACGGCTTCAGAGCCCTCTACACGCCCGGCGACTTGGAGGTGGAGTTCTGCTGCGTTCTCGGAGTCTCGAACACGCTAAGCCGGAGGGAGCTAGGAGTTGTGGTGAAGGCGTACTACGAGTCTCTCGAGGAGTACTCGCGGAGCCCAGACAAGTACTTAGACTACTACTCGGCTACTACGGGAATAGACGTCTCAGTGCTGAGGAGCGCTGTGAGGGAGTACAGAGTGCAGAGAGAGCTGGGGGTCAGAGTAGTGGACAGAGTGCTCCAGGGCTACGCGCCGAGCGTGCCCAGTAGAGAGGTGTACTACGAGGCGACCATGCAGGGAGAACAGGGCTGAGTGGCTAGACCGTTCACCCGAGAGCGATTGTTCCTGGTGTTTTAGGGTCGTTTAATGCCACCCTCGGGCTCCTCACGGCGTGGTGCCGAGCCGCACACCGCGGTTCAGCCGCGGGTCTTGGGACTCGGCACTCCTAGAAGTGAAAGTGTGTAAAATAGTAATTAGGGTGACGTTGAGGTCTTAAGTGCTCTGTAGTAGACAGGATCAAGTGTACTCTCTGGAACCAGGTTGCTCTCGTGTTATTAGTCTAGCTTTAATTTTTAATCATTGCACTGTCTGTTCTTATTCAGAGAAGTCTTCTAGTTGTTTTGCTCTAGTATAGCCCTTGTAGCCAATTACAGTAAAGAGTATTATTGCGAGCACGGTCATAGCGAGAGCGAGCTCTACAGGGGCACTAGACAGCTCAAACAAGAAATACGCCACCAGCCAGATCAGGGCTGTCGCGACCGCCGAGTAGAGAAGCATGCCGACTAGGAGAGCGAGCACGCGTTTTGGGAGGTAAGGTGCACGCTCTAATAGCAATACTGTGGCTAGAATTAGGAGGAACACACCGATAAATAAGTTCGCTCTGTTACCAGTGAGAGTCCACGTAAAAATATTTATGATAGAGGCAATCAGCCCGCAGGCGAAAAATGCAATGAAGTACTTAACTCCTAAAGAGCCTTTACGCAGAGTCTGCAAAACGTGCTCACCTGTAAGGGTTTTTGGGTAATCTCGCTCACCATAACCCGATGCACCTGCCAGCTTCATAGCAGGTCACTGGAAGGAAAATTAACACCGCACATGCAAGACAGCCAGCGAGACCCATTGCAATACACCCGAGACACCACCATATCGTAAATATGTGGAAACAAGGTGGTAGACAAGTTACTACTTGAACGCAGAGAGGGCACGCCGCCATCACCGATGAAATGGATGCAAGCGTGGCCAGGCAACTCACTATTGTTGACAAGCAATTAAGAAAACTGTAAATAGTATTTCCGCTATCTGTTATAACGTCGAAGCTTGTGAGGATGGTCTTGTCATATTCTGCCAACTTGCTCTCCACTATTTCTGTTAGCTCCGCTAGTGCTTTCTCTACGACTCGATATCCCTCAAAGAGGGTGAACTCGCCACTCTCCTGGTACACGTTAGAGAGCTCCTGCACTACCACGCCTAGAACGCTGTAAAGCCGAGATAGCGTGACGGAGGAGTTGACCCCTACAAGCTCTAGTGACAGTCGACCGCCCTCTTCACTCGGCACGTAGTCGATTAGCGTAATGGAGTAGTTGTAAGCCTCCTCACTTAGCGGTACGAGCAGAGTGCTTATGGACAAGTTGAAGTCTGCGTGTTTAATAGTGTATCCAAGTACGTAGTACTCCACTACTTCGCCTCCCACAGCCTTTACATGAATGAACACACCCCTTTTCTCGACTCCTTTCAACACCTCCGTGTAATTCCATATTGTTGCGACGTTCACTACTTGCAACTCCGCGTGCGTGTTGTTCTGAATAGCCATGAACTCTGAACCATGTGCCTGGATAGGACAGTAACTGCAGGTATAATTGACACAACCGCCCGTTGCATTGTAAAGCTCTGGAAGCTCCGGCGGTGCGAGCGAGTCTATTTTAATCACGTACTCGTATCCGCTGATCGTGACTGTTACATTGTGATATGTTGTCTCATATGACGAGGGGCTTATAGTAATCTGCTTTGCGAGCGTAGGTGTTTTAGGGGATTCTTGTGTAAGAGGTTTGAAGAAGCCTGGTCGGAGGACTACGTCTGCGGGTATTAGCCTAAATACCACCATGAGTACTAGTACTATGGCTATTACGGACGCGGGAATTACGTACCTAGACGCGGACTTAGATATGGGTACCCCAATATCACCTCTGTTAAAAGTTCATAATAAATATTTTTGAACATGAGTAAGTAAAGAGGCCTTGTCTAGCACTATCGACAAGTGTACTAATATCGCAGTAAGCTTCTCTTCGAGTGACTAACTATAGACTAGACAGGCACACAACATCAGCTTACCTCGTAGCCCTAAAAGGGCTCAAACAACCCCCAACTAGCCTTATTTACGGAAACGCCCCCCAACTTTTAAGCCCCAGTACTCATTTAGAGAGTGACTTGCGGGCTGAACTACATGCCTGTTCACGACAAGTTACTCCAGGCTCTCGCCTCTCTCGCAGCATAGATCTCCAGCGTCTACAGGCGTATTAGTGAACTAGAGTGCCAGGTCAGGGACATTAACACTTACCAGTTGAAGCCGGCGCCCAGAGGCGCTGTGGGAATAGTTGCTAGTGACTCGAGTAGAGTGTACAGAGAGATGAGAGCGGCTCTCCTCTTCGCCGTCCAGGCAGTGGCTGTCAGGTTCAAGTCCGGGGCCGAGGCCGTGCTCACAGACGCTGAGGCCGGCTACTGCGTCGTGCCAGCTGAGAGCGGTAAGACGCCTGTAGAGGAGGTTGTGAGGAGAGTGGCTCAGTTCGCTTCTAGAGAACTAGAACTCACAGTTGCGAGTAGGCTCGTGAGTGGAGGTGAGGTAGTCCCCCACGACGGCTCGCTCTTCTCGTTTCTCTGGTACGGTAAGTTCCCCGCAGTACCGGAGGAGTTCAAGTTCGCTAGGAGGCAGAGGCCCAGGACTCTGAGAGACCTCTGGCGGTCAGTAGCGAGCAGCCTACTCGAGGCTAGGCGCAGAGCACTATTACTATTCGTGGCCAAGACTATTAGGAGAAACTACTACGTCGAGAAGCTAGTGCCGAGAGAGCTCGCGCCTACTAGCGCCCTGAACGACCTAGTCCTACTAGAGCTGCTGAGGAGACGGGGCTCTCTACCGCGAGAACCGCACTTCATCGAGCCGCTCTACATCGAGAAGCCCAGCGACCTGCCGAGGCCCCTGAAGAGCCTAGACCCCGAGGACATGGAGTACGTTAAGCCACTACTCCCCATCACAGTCACCTACGTGGTGTTTAGCCGGGACGCCCCCCCCACCAGCTGACTCTCTCCGGTAAGCTGAGCCCCGAGGAGCTGAGCGACATCCTCGAAGCGCTACTCCCCTACTCGACTACCGGCTACCCGGACCCCCTCAGAGTAGCGCACAACTTGTGCAGAGTCTCAGTGCAGGAGTTTAGAGTCGTGGCGGCTAAATTTGGTTCAACGCGAATACCCACTGGGAGAGAGCTTCTGGGTGAATTCACGTGACCACTAGACCTATAGGCTTCGTGGGGGAGACCTCGACTCCCGTGGAGATCACTGTTAAGGCCACGCACCCAGTCCCCGCTGGCACTTACGTGTACTTGAAGTTCAGAGTGAGAGACCCCATTACCGGAGAGGAGCTGGACAGAGAGGTCGTGGGCGTTATTGGCTCTGTGAGCTTTAAGTCCTACGTCCCGGTCATAGCGAGCACTGTGAGCGAGATCCCCGAGAGCTACGTGAGCGAGTTAGAGCGCGAGAGCTACATGAACGCCGTTATAGTCGCTGACATTACCGGCGGGAGGGCTGAGCCCCCCGCTACCCGCCGCCACCGGAGACACCGGTGTACCCGGCTTGAGCAGAGCACTTGAGAGTAGTGTACTCTACTAGTAGGCCTGAGCGCGGTGTTAAAATAGGCTCTCTCCTCGGCTTTGGAGAGCTCGACGTGGTAGTAGACGTGAATGCGCTCGCGAAGCACCTCCTCGTAGTGGGGACAACGGGGTCTGGTAAGAGCAACTTCGTGGCTATTCTAGCAGACAGGGTGGCTCAGCTAGGGGGCTCAGTAGTAGTATTCGACGTGCACAGAGAGTACAGGGGCTTGAAGAGCGAGTCGGGGAGAGTTCACGTAGTAGACTACGAGGCCGCGATAAACCTCGTCAAGACGCCTATTGAAATGCTCGTGAAGTTCATCATCCCCGAGAGCGCGGCGACCAAGCAGAGAAGACTGCTGAGAAGCGCTCTGCGGAGACTAAACGAGGAGGTAGTGAAGGTGGCTACTGAGAACAGGTTCCCCTACTCAGAGGCCGTTAAGAGAATATACGCTGAGGAGAGGAAGCGGAAGGGCCTGGGGCAGGCTGAGACCCCGGAGGAGATGTACAGCGAGCTCTTAAAGAAGTACGTGGAGGAGGCCGGCAGGAGTAGTGGTGAGAGGAGCGTTGCCGACGTCCTAGACAAAGTAGACGATTTCTTCGAGTGGCACTTAGTGGGCCTGGACACGCCTAATGTGAGCGAGGTTGTGGGCTGCGGCAGAATAGTAGTAGACGTCTCGGTGCTCGTAGACTCCGAGAAGGACTACATGCTGAAAGTCGTGGCCGAGGATTTCCTCTAGTCGCTCAAACAGCGGAGAATACCCCCCACAATGCTAGTCGTGGAGGAGGCCCACCTCTTCATAGGCTCCAAGACCCAGACGTGGAGTAAAGAGTCTCTCCAGAGGTTTATCAGAGAGGGGAGGAAGTTTGGGGGAATGCTAGTAGTCGTGAGCCAGAGGCCAAGGGCGCTAGACCCCGCGTGGTGTCTCAAGTACAGAACTTCGTCTTGCTCAAGCTCGTGCAGAAGAGTGACCGTGTGTTTATTACAGAGGTCTCCGACATTCTCAGCGAGGAGTACGTGAACGTGTTGCCGGCTCTGAGCCCCGGGCAGACCGTTGTGCTGGGAGAGTGGATTGGCAAATACCCCGCTCTCGTTAAAATAGACCTTCACAGGGGTAAGAGAGTGAGCGCGACCCTGGATATCGTGAGCTCCTGGAGGAGAGCACTCGAAGAGGTCTCTCTGAGGGCTAGTGAGGGGTCTCCTAGTAGCGAGTGGGAGGCTGTGTAGCCGTGCTACTCCTCCACGTCTCAGACACACACCTCGGCGCCACTAGGCCCGGTAACCTGAGAGAGAGGGAAATGGGCTTCTACGAGGCCTTCAACGAGGTAGTAGACATAGCTAAGATCTCCTCATCCAAG
This is a stretch of genomic DNA from Thermosphaera aggregans DSM 11486. It encodes these proteins:
- a CDS encoding HD domain-containing protein gives rise to the protein MVTVGPGLLSELINTFPSLRKAYEAVVSDPEVPILWELSNIMAVKRLKYNDHGPVHAHIAAGAALSIFHLLVKKGVTPSLIKDGVLNKVEHAMLVPLLAGLLHDIGNSVHRDMHERIGAVLAIPIVDRVLRNIIKDEREVLRLRQEISHAIYCTSYDVECLTIEAGSVKVGDGLDMAEGRARVPYRLGGVSIHSVSALSIKKVEIEEGVQNPTRINVYMTEMAGIFQVDEVLIPKIKTTPLRNLIEVHAIIGSEEVKSYP
- a CDS encoding sodium:solute symporter family transporter, coding for MTYATGIGALGFELLYLAATVVILSTIGYEIWRLARRYQWLAPSQMLGDLYNSRVLAVATALVYLFAMVPYLAAQIRGLEAMFSYGGLGSLEAILISAALVYSWIFIAGMWSVALTDTYQGLLMLSGGLAYLIWALFYLVPARGLTLSDVFTELSKTGHLGLTGFWSLSTFIAYTLPWAFFAITNPQVVIRLYVPRDEEAYKKGVVAFYIYGFLYTLVVVLVGLVAAGLAATGALPRGLGWDSVTPYLLGLMHPPLGSLIAVSVIAAAVSTANSIVLAVSSSLVSLSEKKSLAVARAVDAALVVAATLVALLGTGFIVELSVLTSVILLPLAPITVLGVYRQPRTSTVMRRSALASLVVGVGLATYYATVLGPRRAFREVVAGLPLSAWVLLVSTLILVAGQLVESKLTGSRGALRAQPPG
- a CDS encoding DNA double-strand break repair nuclease NurA — its product is MGIVASDSSRVYREMRAALLFAVQAVAVRFKSGAEAVLTDAEAGYCVVPAESGKTPVEEVVRRVAQFASRELELTVASRLVSGGEVVPHDGSLFSFLWYGKFPAVPEEFKFARRQRPRTLRDLWRSVASSLLEARRRALLLFVAKTIRRNYYVEKLVPRELAPTSALNDLVLLELLRRRGSLPREPHFIEPLYIEKPSDLPRPLKSLDPEDMEYVKPLLPITVTYVVFSRDAPPTS
- a CDS encoding PA14 domain-containing protein, which encodes MPKYVLVKTKSGLVNGLLTRFYTWKGDKPPEDTAGLTHIAESVSPYVSFVYTDKPHPNVPPEYFMIEWKGFLKVEKPGKYMFYVISSDGCKLWVNRELIINEWYDQPSRLHLSREIKLLKGFYQIKLLYYNRFKFGEVSLGWVTPEGNSETIPSNYFYFAVSNKVFFTGLPDKYRIIANPAGSERAYQCLFTQGVCMISDLEENMPIPVNISIYNPENTLIYSTTTPLEIWGGDEYLVKEG
- a CDS encoding AEC family transporter, which translates into the protein MNDSFILVAIILFGLLIKMVSQRLFPRHELFDVFTTTLTNVIYYFLVPLAFIYTFSTRSLAKTDILIVASFVAYITVAGLSFKYVSRGWRDDVRNAVLLTALFPNAVFLGFPVSLALFGDVKIASILGLATLTLNVLVPDFIALKKISLLKILKLPALIGFLIGVLLNQLGGPGAIVSGILWWSPKTLSYLATFVLGLKLQLGGIAYGVVKKPLLVTIFYRFIIAPLVAVCFSLSVGFTQSESVQLAVVSGMPPAVLNTLMASKYGWRPDLVAYITFILTIPTVLALPIIGALTIH
- a CDS encoding TrpB-like pyridoxal phosphate-dependent enzyme, which codes for MVLKAAQDSSILPNYWYNIIPDLPEELPPPLLPSGQVAGPEVLEKIFPKELVKQEISNERYIKIPDEVLQHYLQAGRPTPLIRAKNLEKALKTSARIFFKYEGVLPTGSHKFNTAVAQAYYNMKEGVERLCTETGAGQWGSALSLAGSLFGIKIRVYMVRASYLQKPLRRILMETYGAEVYPSPSSQTRVGRKYLEENPNHPGSLGIAISEAIEDVLSSNGLAKYSLGSVLNHVLLHQTVIGMEALKQLESIGIGPEEVSYVVGCVGGGSNFAGLSYPFIPYKLSGKANTVFIAVEPKAVPSMTMGDYRYDYGDSAGLTPMLKMHTLGHDYIPPPIHAGGLRYHGVAPSLSVLVKNGVVKPVAYSQREVFEAGVFFARTQGIVPAPESAHAVKAVIEIARKYVGKNENHVILFNLSGHGLLDLAGYSEYLNGGLQDT
- a CDS encoding helicase HerA domain-containing protein; the protein is MYSTSRPERGVKIGSLLGFGELDVVVDVNALAKHLLVVGTTGSGKSNFVAILADRVAQLGGSVVVFDVHREYRGLKSESGRVHVVDYEAAINLVKTPIEMLVKFIIPESAATKQRRLLRSALRRLNEEVVKVATENRFPYSEAVKRIYAEERKRKGLGQAETPEEMYSELLKKYVEEAGRSSGERSVADVLDKVDDFFEWHLVGLDTPNVSEVVGCGRIVVDVSVLVDSEKDYMLKVVAEDFL
- a CDS encoding proton-conducting transporter membrane subunit; translation: MFHILLAQGLVLTIHGSFGAILQTNIKWVQAHSSVGYGGVITALYASSMRLGDQALNAIIIAVLVFHTLTKALAFINTGLIYQVANAYDVYQLGYLCCMSREDSLSAYMALLNFTGIPPSTGFIV
- a CDS encoding DUF7343 domain-containing protein; the encoded protein is MSSVKRRLLEFLKSYQGSYIPQSHIHRALGVSKSRVSEILRELELEGLIARTSIGRSKVVYVKPGLSERHAEPDHKSLRVGIVYSSEYLFLGGFVKRLAKRGFRVEMLVYRDGLKATRALAEGEVHAALSPLVGQLYLYPTYRTYRVVLGGLSGGFRVLYREGSSRVYSTVISTMDYARWRALSRGLTEASHTVYYSDPSTLALLASSGGYVVTWHPVYLELEKHGFRALYTPGDLEVEFCCVLGVSNTLSRRELGVVVKAYYESLEEYSRSPDKYLDYYSATTGIDVSVLRSAVREYRVQRELGVRVVDRVLQGYAPSVPSREVYYEATMQGEQG
- a CDS encoding Na+/solute symporter produces the protein MRVELLVLLVAHIAVGTTLALLSRRYFTRSLRDYYTASSRLGVLLSAGTYAATTYSAFMMGGSSE